A genomic window from Cutibacterium acnes includes:
- a CDS encoding choice-of-anchor M domain-containing protein, with protein MRPTVEASMINRPLAALSAMFIALATGATLSQPAQASPTIPPDPALKQTISDNEKVAKGPAEIKRGHVDIGPRIVDGKFSLMARDDSANPPVWRNTDDTVLRVADASRIDVPNDDTYSFLGDMRGEKAYVIPQTQDQKVVWLGWNTQAPEIVKNFPRGADLVFTGHEGPGQAHMFIETGFDSPMPLYNSTKPGEQLVHMEANTHVHANWVFSDPRAQTISVDARGTDDTGVKHSYSTKLRFAVGDKGPANEARAVGPSPSVAASSSSTAAATNVSAPATTENSFDDSGAGTLWGPGIMAGALIIGIIIAALVGRSRSKTLRDEVWNKEHTGASEAHKDVGNESR; from the coding sequence ATGAGGCCCACTGTGGAGGCATCCATGATCAACCGTCCGCTGGCAGCCTTGTCTGCCATGTTCATCGCGCTCGCCACCGGCGCCACCCTGTCCCAGCCGGCCCAAGCCTCGCCCACCATTCCGCCCGATCCCGCTCTCAAACAGACCATTTCAGATAACGAGAAGGTGGCGAAAGGTCCGGCTGAGATCAAGCGCGGCCACGTCGACATCGGTCCTCGCATTGTTGACGGAAAGTTCTCCCTCATGGCCCGTGACGACTCCGCGAACCCGCCAGTCTGGCGCAACACTGACGACACTGTGCTGCGCGTCGCGGACGCTTCGCGTATCGACGTGCCCAACGATGACACCTATTCCTTCCTGGGGGACATGCGCGGGGAAAAGGCCTACGTCATTCCTCAGACCCAAGACCAAAAAGTCGTCTGGCTGGGCTGGAACACCCAAGCCCCCGAGATCGTCAAAAATTTCCCGCGTGGAGCCGATCTCGTCTTCACAGGACATGAAGGCCCGGGACAAGCTCACATGTTCATTGAAACCGGTTTCGACTCACCCATGCCGCTGTATAACTCCACCAAGCCTGGCGAGCAGCTGGTTCATATGGAGGCCAATACGCACGTTCATGCCAACTGGGTGTTCTCTGATCCTCGAGCGCAGACCATTTCCGTCGACGCTCGCGGTACCGACGACACAGGGGTTAAACATTCTTACTCGACGAAGTTGAGGTTCGCTGTCGGTGACAAAGGGCCCGCTAACGAAGCCCGCGCCGTAGGACCTTCGCCATCGGTCGCTGCATCTTCTTCGTCAACAGCCGCTGCTACTAACGTCTCGGCTCCGGCCACAACTGAGAACTCCTTTGACGATTCCGGAGCTGGCACCCTATGGGGGCCTGGGATCATGGCCGGAGCCCTCATCATTGGCATCATCATCGCCGCTTTGGTGGGACGCTCCAGATCGAAGACATTACGCGACGAAGTGTGGAACAAGGAACACACTGGCGCAAGCGAAGCTCATAAAGATGTCGGAAACGAGTCCAGATGA
- a CDS encoding anchored repeat-type ABC transporter ATP-binding subunit yields the protein MNDLGSIKITDVAVNVGGLQVLHDVNISASKGDLLALLGPNGAGKTTILRTMLGLVKPAKGTVKVAGASPGKGWRHIGYVPQRHEFAWDFPISVAGVVMSGRTRHIGWLRRPCKDDHIAVRDALRTAGMAELANRTVGELSGGQRQRVLIARALATRPSVLLLDEPFTGVDMPTQEQLTELFIELSGAGTTLVMTTHDLAQAMATADRVCLVNRTVIADSTPQQLRDPAMWMQTFGISGSSPLLRIVGADAA from the coding sequence ATGAATGACCTCGGATCCATCAAGATCACAGACGTAGCCGTCAATGTGGGCGGGCTCCAGGTGCTCCATGACGTGAACATATCGGCCAGCAAGGGGGACCTACTGGCTCTGCTCGGCCCAAACGGTGCTGGCAAGACAACTATCCTGCGCACCATGCTCGGCCTGGTGAAGCCGGCTAAGGGCACTGTGAAAGTCGCCGGCGCGTCTCCTGGAAAGGGATGGCGCCATATTGGTTATGTTCCGCAGCGCCACGAGTTTGCGTGGGATTTTCCGATCAGCGTCGCCGGCGTCGTCATGAGTGGACGTACCCGCCACATCGGGTGGCTTCGTCGGCCTTGCAAGGACGACCACATCGCAGTACGTGACGCTTTGCGAACTGCCGGAATGGCTGAACTGGCCAACCGTACCGTCGGGGAATTATCGGGAGGCCAGCGTCAGCGCGTGCTCATTGCTCGCGCCCTGGCCACGCGCCCGTCAGTGCTACTGCTTGACGAGCCTTTCACCGGTGTCGATATGCCCACCCAGGAGCAGCTCACCGAGCTGTTCATCGAGCTGTCAGGGGCCGGGACGACCCTCGTCATGACGACCCACGACCTGGCCCAGGCGATGGCCACGGCCGACCGAGTGTGCCTGGTCAATCGGACTGTCATCGCCGACTCGACCCCCCAGCAGCTGCGCGACCCGGCCATGTGGATGCAGACCTTCGGGATCTCTGGCTCGTCGCCTCTGCTGAGAATCGTCGGCGCAGATGCCGCCTGA